The Nymphaea colorata isolate Beijing-Zhang1983 chromosome 11, ASM883128v2, whole genome shotgun sequence genome includes the window TTGAAACATGGCgcagatatttttttaatgaactgACCTTTAGTTAGGTCCATGAGTCCATCACTTGTATGGTATCCCTCAATCTACAATCTGCATCACTGCAGAAAGTAGTAGAAAAAGATTGTGCTTATGTTGCAGTTAttccaaaataaagaaaaaacgaGCATGGATTactgttttaactttttaatgaGATATGAGGATGAACATGTACCAAGTACCACAAAAAGTGCACTAGCACAGGGATTTTACACACTTCGATTTTGTTATATTCAATTATAGTTGGTTTCTTGAAGCATTAGTGAGACGAAAATGTGTTCTGGTTACCAATAAGTGATGGTCTTTCCTAGTTCGAGGCTTTGGGCTATCAGCTGTCTTTCTTGTGCTTGTAGTTGACAATGTGCATGTTATTTTGTCCTATCTGCTAACTTGGCTTTGGCCTGTTAAGCCAGTGATTCTCACTCTGGTTTGTTGTTATTTCTTGCAGAGAAGGCTTCCCTTAGAAATGATTTACTTGGACATAAAGGACTCAAAGGATGGGTGGTATGTCTTTTAGTTCATGCTGGTCTAATTGATTTGCTTATCATCGAGTCAGAAACTTTATTAGTGAAATGCGTTccacattttttcttgtttgcttttggCTATAGTGCAATCCAATAAAATCATAGTTGCAATTACAGCTCAGTCCCTGCTACAAGAAGTTTCTTGAAACAAATCAATGTGCCCGTAATTGTTCTATTTGTTTAGTCTTAGTGTATTTGTTATCTATTGCATTAGTCAAGGTACCAGTGGGTGTTCATGTCAATATAAAGCAGCGACTGATGTGCTTGGGTCATCCGTCATGTTTAATGATGTGATGACCAATCTAACTCTTACTGCATTGAGTGTGTTGTCTGACCAATAAGGACTCAGCCTTATGCCTGAAGTATTAGAAAATGGATGTCCTTATATGTGGTGTTATTAACTACTAAGGATTATGACATCAGCAGTAAATCTTGTGTTCATGGATAATTTGAGAAGTTCATTCTTGAATTGAACTTCTGCATTgtgattatttctttgttacCAGAAAGAAAAGtgggaaaagggaagaaaaagagaacaaggCGAAAAAGCGGTTATGTACATGATTATAGGTGGGATGCTTGCTCATTTGCTCAACTTTCTGAAATGCAGGGTTGCAATAAGGGACATGGTGGTCCGTGGTGCACCTGCAATTGCTATAGCAGCAGCCCTTTCTCTTGCTGTGGAGGTGTCAAATTTACGATCTTTCTCTGGATCCTCTGCAGAAGCGGTTTCATACCTGATTGAAAAATTGGAATACCTTGTCTCTAGGTGATACAACTTGTTCTGCACCATCGTATCATTCACTTGTTTATTTTAATGAATCCTTTAGTTAACAGTAGTTATTAAAACTTTGCAGCCGACCAACTGCAGTAAATCTGTCAGATGCTGCAACAAAACTTAAAAATGTGGTTTTGGTGGCTGCTGATAGAAGCGAAAAGGCTGAATATGTTTTTCAGGTGGGTAATGTGTATAGAATTCTAATGGGTGACTCGAACTATTTGATATCAGTTTGGCCTTCATATAGACATGCTTCCAGATGTCACATCTGTTTTATTTCTACAGTTAACATAACATTATCAACATAGGACAGGAATTCCTTAATATGTATAGAATTCTAATGGGTGACTTGAACTATTTGATGTTGGTTTTGTCCTCATGTAGGCATGCTTCCAGATGTCACATCTGTTTTATTTCTAGATTAAACATCACATAGTCAACATAAGAAAGGAATccctcaattttaaaaatttcctgAATCTTGGTAATTTTgggagagaaaggaaatttAGGGAgctgagaaaagagaaaaatgatgtaCCAAtgtaatataaaaattttaagagggcATAAAATAATTTGGAATAATAAAGgaaatattttataaaagagTGGTCACTTTCAGTCATGTCATGTTATCCTTAAAATTTTGGGTATCGGGAGTTCCTCTGATATTCCTTTCTAATCTTGTTCAGTAAAATTATCAGTTACATTTCCAAATATCTATCATATTTGTGTTTAGGGTTTGATATATGTATGTCACATGCTTTTATCCTTGGTACACATTACTGATTCTGTATGTAGCAAATGCATTTTGTGTGCATATGCATGGGAGTTGGgaattttttatgttccatTTCATTGGGTTGAACTGGTTTTCAAAGAAATATCCTACATGGAATATGGTGAATTTTTGTCAAGGTTTGCTATAGATATTAGATTCAATTGCAATTAGTTCTGTACTTGCAgaccttttatatttttaatcttgtgattctTTAGCCTTCAACTTGCATTCCCTTTAGATGCTTAACCTTGTAACTGTTTAGCTATTTTGGCAGttcaatatatatgttttccaGTTTCgctcattttattttatgttcttATCATTTGTAGCACCACTAACAGGGATTCAACACTTCCACATTTGTGTCAATGATTTTGTTCATACTTGGGAAGTTCCATGAGGACTCTTCTTCTGTGAAGTCTTAAATTTGACCTGTACTTGTCTGAGTAATTAATTTAGTTTATAGTTTCATGGGATATCTATCTCTTTGTAGAAGTCAGGGGTATATTCCCAATAAACTGCCTCTATGGTATACCCTGCATCTGGAAGAGTGTCATCATTTTCTGGACTCAACTTCCGAGGGTGGCACATATATTTGCCATATACTTGTTTGTATCCAAGTAATCCATTGCATTTCCATGCTTTGGCTTGAGAAGTATCAGAAActtataaagttataaactagCATCCCCTTCATCAAGAGCAGTTCAAGTACGCACAGATAAAATAAAATTCCTTCCTTGCCAGAATTACATATGTAGGTAGCATGATCATGGCAAAGAAGAATTATGGCAGAAATTTTCATTCTGTCAAATGTGAGAGATCAGAGTAAATTTGACCTTGAGTACCATACTTCTGAGGTCATTGAAACTATGTCCAAGTGTTTATGACCTTATGGAACATCAGCCTGGCaggatatcttctttttgctaTGTGAAGTCTATACCAAGGTATGCTCAACAAGCGTCTGATGTTGTCCTCCTACCAAAGGTTGGGTTATTTCATTTCTGCTCCCTTTGGTTACGGAGGTGGCTTGTTTACCATCTGTTTTGTTTAGTATAGATAAAGTGTTTATTTCTTGAAGGATGGTGGTTCATGATGATTCCTTAGAATATGCTATCTGTGCCACGATATATTATCAGAATCTTTTTCCAGGTCTGTAAGTCTTGCTTGTTTTCGTACTTATTTGTGCTTTCTTTGCAGGCTTACACAGAAGCTGCTGAGGCTATGCTTGTAGATGATGTTGCTGACAATAAAGCCATTGGTTCACATGGAGCCAGCTTCCTCCGTGACCAACCCAAGAATTCAAAGAAGATTTCTGTTTTAACGCATTGTAATACGGGCAGGTGATTTGCAGCTTCCATTGACAGGTTCCTTTTTTTAGATTTGTCGTCCGATGGGTTCTTTTGTGATCTCTTGTGTATATAGTCTTGCGACAGCTGGACATGGGACTGCTCTTGGTATTATTCGTTCACTTCATGCTGAAGGAATTCTGGAGAGGGCCTTCTGTACTGAAACACGACCATTTAACCAGGTGAGGATCTTACATTATCAGTAATCAGTTATTGTGTCCTTGTGGTTCTCAAATGATGGTGATGCTGTCTGTCGATTAAAGGAGCTACAATATGCTGGGAGCGATAGGGGAGTCAAGTCCCCGTCTCTGCATGTGCATTGCTTCTCGCATTCTGCTATTTACCTTTTCTTCCACGACTGTGTAGGGATCCAGGTTGACAgcttttgaattagtgcatgaCAAGATTCCTGCTACGCTAATAGCAGATTCTGCTGTTGCCGCTTTAATGAAAGATGGCCGTGTCGATGCAGTCATTGTTGGTGCTGACAGGATAGCTGCAAATGGTATATCACGGAATTTCAAAACTCTGTGTTTGTGTCATCCACTCTTAAACTGTTGCCTTGTCAGATTGTTTTACGTAGAATCTTCTGGCTGTTTTAGGTGATACGGCAAACAAGATTGGAACGTACTCGATTGCTCTTTCTGCATCCTTCCATGGCATACCATTTTATGTGGCTGCACCGTCAACTTCCATCGACCTATCCCTCTCATCTGGTCAGCAAATTGTTATTGAAGAAAGAATACCGAAGGAGTTGACCCATGCTCGTGGAGGACAGGGTGAGCAAGTGACTGTATCGGGGATATCTGTGTGGAACCCTGCTTTCGATGTTACCCCTGCTAGTCTAATTACTGGCATCATTACTGAAAAGGTCaatctctccctcactctctctctctcgcacgcacacacacatattgaGAAATCAGCCTCAAGTTAGCCATTTAACATATATCTAGTGTTAAGGAAATCCTTTGAAATaaaacatatatgatatatctaCACGGAGAAGACCAGAGTAATTATCACAAAGTACATGGAAACGAAACTCAATTTGATACCAATTCCAATTGTATTGATGGTTTGGCCTGATTCAGATGAATTCTTGTAAATTTGGGATGATTTAAGTCGTTTGTTACAAAGGCATGCATATCAGGCAGCCATTCTGGAAATCTGATTCTTTCTCTTGTTGCTGTAGGGTGTCATTACAAAAGTCAAGGATGGTGCTTTCCTAGTCAAGGATTTCTTGCAACCAGCGCCTGCCAACCCGGTCAAGGTGTCTAGCTGAGCGCAATCACTTCATTCTATGTGGTGTCACTTCATCAATGCTTAAGATGAGGCGATAGGATAATATATCGTGGATGATGTCCTGGTATCAAACTTGGTCATGGTTGGCAGGGCAACCAACTTGGTTGTTGCTTCCTGAATGCTGTCTACTGGGCTTACCGTTGCAATTGTCCAAGAATGGTGCTGCACCATCGTAGAAATTCCCTATCAATAATCTTCTCATGCTTGCAATAGAAACTATGATTTTTATAAGTAATAAGCGCTTCAAAATGTTATAGTTCagtgccctctctctcttttcttcttgttctctgCTTCACTGAAGCTTCCGTTCTTTGATTTCATCAACTTCAGATACGTCTGTTGATAACTTTCCTGGTCACGTAACTTAGCAATCATCTTCAGACAGAggagtttctttattttctccctGAGGGGACTCTGAAAACTCTTCACGTAGGTGAGGTGTAGCTAGAGAACTGCTGTCCAGCCCTAGCGTTGGCTCGGACGCGAACCAGTAAAATGGTGAACTTTTAT containing:
- the LOC116264425 gene encoding methylthioribose-1-phosphate isomerase-like isoform X4, encoding MEVSSKDASNHQDAASLQSIKYSRGHLQLLDQRRLPLEMIYLDIKDSKDGWVAIRDMVVRGAPAIAIAAALSLAVEVSNLRSFSGSSAEAVSYLIEKLEYLVSSRPTAVNLSDAATKLKNVVLVAADRSEKAEYVFQAYTEAAEAMLVDDVADNKAIGSHGASFLRDQPKNSKKISVLTHCNTGSLATAGHGTALGIIRSLHAEGILERAFCTETRPFNQGSRLTAFELVHDKIPATLIADSAVAALMKDGRVDAVIVGADRIAANGDTANKIGTYSIALSASFHGIPFYVAAPSTSIDLSLSSGQQIVIEERIPKELTHARGGQGEQVTVSGISVWNPAFDVTPASLITGIITEKGVITKVKDGAFLVKDFLQPAPANPVKVSS